In a genomic window of Spartinivicinus poritis:
- a CDS encoding ATP-grasp domain-containing protein — translation MLPQLVCLTKALQSLHIPYRLLDPEGNLIRVQLLSNNYLFQSNRTPFNSESVAQICLDKEHTYHILKSVINMPKTTGFIDYQQASEYPQYTRFNSLDKIVKKIESQFSYPMVIKRNRGALSKNVFLCQLKKELINALHIIYNRQSLDYDYVALAQQFINTKQEYRAIFFKRELVLAYERYTDQEGFKASYWNLPGGYSKHITDNCLLKELQTFVEPIFQHIPAEMVGVDIIRDTSNNLFLVELNSGPKFSHFIQFNGEELIIEMYKKIIKKIIDTTHYNKAI, via the coding sequence ATGTTACCCCAGTTAGTTTGTCTTACTAAAGCCTTACAAAGCTTACACATTCCATACCGTCTATTAGATCCAGAAGGTAATTTGATTAGAGTTCAGTTGCTTAGTAATAATTATTTATTTCAAAGTAACCGCACTCCGTTTAATTCAGAGTCTGTAGCTCAAATTTGTTTAGATAAAGAGCACACTTACCACATACTGAAAAGTGTCATCAATATGCCTAAAACGACTGGTTTTATTGATTATCAACAGGCTTCTGAATACCCACAATATACGCGTTTTAACAGTTTAGATAAAATAGTTAAAAAAATTGAAAGCCAATTCTCATATCCCATGGTAATCAAAAGAAATAGAGGCGCATTATCCAAAAATGTTTTTCTTTGTCAACTAAAAAAAGAACTGATTAATGCACTACATATTATTTATAATAGACAATCACTAGATTACGATTATGTGGCTTTAGCACAACAGTTCATAAATACCAAACAAGAATACAGAGCTATTTTTTTTAAAAGAGAACTCGTTTTAGCTTACGAGCGATATACTGATCAAGAGGGTTTTAAAGCTAGCTATTGGAACTTACCTGGTGGATATTCAAAACATATAACTGATAACTGCTTGTTAAAAGAGCTGCAAACTTTCGTTGAACCAATTTTTCAGCATATTCCAGCTGAAATGGTAGGTGTAGATATAATTAGAGATACATCAAACAATCTTTTTTTAGTTGAATTGAACTCAGGGCCTAAATTTAGTCACTTTATTCAATTTAATGGAGAAGAATTAATTATTGAGATGTACAAAAAAATTATCAAAAAAATAATAGACACAACTCATTACAACAAGGCTATCTAA
- a CDS encoding KamA family radical SAM protein yields MTKKNYQLKYYNINNFETIPQLQALSDDQKHTMRVISHVLPFRTNNYVINELIDWNNIPEDPMFQLAFMQHEFLSKKQFNQVASAIHQTNYPDKLKRVIHKVRAQLNPHPAEQLVHNVPLLAGTPVPGLQHKYRETALIFPTAGQTCFTYCTFCFRWPQFIGEKQLKFATDQSQLFFQYLKHHKEITDVLITGGDPMIMSARHLDKLISPLLSNDYKHIQNIRIGSKVLSFWPYRFITDQDADQYLYIFEKVNKSGKHLAFMAHFNHWRELETEATQEAVQRILTTGTSIRCQSPLLRKINDDPNIWQQMWQTQVKLGMIPYYMFVERDTGPKSYYEIPLVKAYEIFRQAYQKTSGLARTVRGPSMSAAPGKITVEGIEEIAGEKVIQLKFLQSRNPEWCNKIFYAKYNDKACWLSDLVPAFGKQVFFFEAELLKSTVNSVNNKDNIDVTPVSLSY; encoded by the coding sequence ATGACAAAGAAAAATTATCAGCTAAAGTATTATAATATAAACAATTTTGAAACTATCCCCCAGTTACAAGCGCTTAGTGATGATCAAAAGCATACTATGCGTGTAATAAGCCATGTACTACCGTTTCGTACCAATAATTATGTTATCAACGAATTGATTGACTGGAATAATATCCCCGAAGATCCAATGTTTCAGTTAGCCTTCATGCAACATGAATTTTTATCAAAAAAGCAATTTAATCAAGTTGCAAGCGCGATTCATCAAACAAATTATCCTGATAAGTTGAAGCGTGTTATTCACAAAGTCAGGGCTCAGCTAAACCCCCATCCGGCAGAACAATTAGTCCATAATGTACCACTTTTAGCTGGCACACCTGTTCCTGGACTTCAGCATAAGTATAGAGAAACCGCATTAATCTTTCCTACAGCAGGGCAAACCTGCTTTACTTACTGCACTTTCTGTTTTCGTTGGCCTCAATTCATTGGTGAGAAGCAACTTAAGTTTGCTACCGATCAAAGCCAGCTATTTTTTCAATATTTAAAGCACCATAAAGAAATAACTGATGTACTGATTACTGGTGGTGATCCCATGATAATGTCTGCTCGCCATCTCGATAAACTAATTAGTCCTTTGCTTAGTAATGATTATAAGCATATTCAAAATATACGGATTGGTAGCAAGGTATTATCATTTTGGCCCTATCGTTTCATTACTGATCAAGATGCTGACCAGTATCTGTATATCTTTGAAAAAGTAAATAAGTCAGGTAAGCATCTTGCTTTTATGGCTCATTTTAATCACTGGCGGGAACTAGAGACTGAAGCAACTCAAGAAGCTGTACAGCGGATTTTAACAACCGGAACAAGTATTCGTTGCCAATCCCCCTTACTTCGTAAAATAAATGATGACCCCAACATTTGGCAACAAATGTGGCAAACTCAAGTTAAGCTTGGAATGATTCCTTATTATATGTTTGTCGAGCGTGATACTGGGCCTAAATCTTATTATGAAATACCGTTAGTAAAAGCTTATGAAATTTTTAGGCAAGCTTACCAAAAAACATCTGGGCTCGCTCGAACAGTAAGAGGCCCCTCTATGTCAGCAGCACCTGGCAAAATCACAGTGGAAGGAATAGAGGAAATTGCTGGAGAAAAAGTTATTCAGTTAAAATTTCTTCAAAGTCGCAATCCAGAGTGGTGTAATAAAATATTTTACGCAAAGTACAACGACAAAGCTTGCTGGTTATCCGATTTAGTACCAGCTTTTGGTAAGCAAGTATTCTTTTTCGAAGCAGAACTCTTAAAGTCAACAGTAAATTCAGTGAATAATAAGGATAACATAGATGTTACCCCAGTTAGTTTGTCTTACTAA
- a CDS encoding alpha/beta fold hydrolase, whose amino-acid sequence MWKPQIEVLSKNYRCIVPDLWGHGLSDTPLNMPYTIAQMAEDYWLLTKELGLEHFAIVGLSVGGMWGCQLALSQPK is encoded by the coding sequence ATGTGGAAACCACAAATTGAAGTATTATCAAAAAACTATCGTTGTATAGTTCCTGATCTGTGGGGACATGGTTTATCTGATACTCCACTAAATATGCCTTACACCATAGCTCAAATGGCTGAAGATTATTGGTTACTAACTAAAGAACTGGGCTTAGAACATTTTGCTATTGTAGGATTATCCGTTGGTGGCATGTGGGGCTGTCAACTGGCACTCAGCCAACCCAAGTAA
- a CDS encoding alkaline phosphatase family protein: protein MNKREKIRYWGLITLLFFISSSLGASEKVLLVGIDGVQYERILALNTPAFDRLNLIKAYAGGVQWHKTQQRTVSGPGWSTIMTGVWKNKHNISSNTDGAANNNWPSIYRHIYNANPQAKIYGYSTWGPIHTQFFARDMDILTAHAEGGSDDDNVNRTLRVLENEFPDFIFLHLDEPDAAGHSHGHGQAYDDSIVRSDQRLGLLLDAVAFREQQFGENWLVLVTTDHGRNSAGKGHGGQTKKEKTIFIASNKPLHYQYKNYTAVPNNSFDGLYKEPAQTYIVPTILNFLGIMSGDHWGLDGLPLIGPIEAKSIYVNIGGKQCGLEWDANAGTPITISRNEHVAKFDCEGNADPVFIRGDKIYTNIHGSGCGLQWDVDKGTPLTLEENEHVAKFDCAGYADPMNISGSEISVTINDQICGFQWDADAGTPVTLGSNEHVAKFDCVGSADPIMVK, encoded by the coding sequence ATGAATAAAAGAGAAAAAATAAGGTATTGGGGGTTAATAACACTATTGTTTTTCATCAGCTCTAGCTTGGGAGCATCAGAAAAGGTATTGCTGGTAGGTATTGATGGTGTCCAATATGAACGTATTTTAGCCCTCAATACACCTGCATTTGATCGTTTAAATTTAATTAAGGCATATGCTGGTGGCGTGCAATGGCATAAAACACAGCAAAGAACTGTCAGCGGACCTGGATGGTCTACAATAATGACTGGTGTATGGAAGAATAAACATAATATATCGAGTAATACTGATGGTGCTGCAAATAATAATTGGCCGAGTATTTATCGGCATATTTATAATGCGAATCCACAAGCAAAAATATATGGGTATAGTACATGGGGGCCAATTCATACACAATTTTTTGCGAGAGATATGGATATTCTAACTGCTCATGCTGAAGGCGGAAGTGATGATGATAATGTAAATAGAACACTGAGAGTGCTTGAAAATGAGTTCCCTGATTTTATTTTTTTGCACTTAGATGAGCCTGATGCTGCTGGACATAGTCATGGGCATGGCCAAGCGTATGATGACTCAATTGTTCGTTCTGATCAAAGACTGGGCTTGTTGCTTGATGCAGTAGCATTTAGAGAACAACAGTTTGGTGAAAACTGGTTAGTATTGGTAACTACTGATCATGGCCGTAATTCAGCAGGGAAAGGACATGGAGGGCAAACAAAGAAAGAAAAGACAATATTTATAGCAAGTAATAAGCCACTACATTACCAATATAAAAACTATACAGCTGTACCCAATAATAGTTTTGATGGTCTTTATAAAGAGCCTGCCCAAACATATATTGTGCCCACAATTTTAAACTTTTTAGGAATAATGAGCGGTGATCATTGGGGATTAGATGGTTTACCACTCATAGGGCCCATTGAGGCAAAATCAATCTATGTCAACATTGGTGGTAAGCAATGTGGTCTTGAGTGGGATGCAAATGCAGGTACTCCAATCACTATTAGTAGAAATGAGCATGTAGCAAAGTTTGACTGCGAAGGTAATGCAGATCCAGTGTTTATTAGAGGGGATAAAATTTATACTAACATTCATGGCTCTGGTTGTGGTTTACAATGGGATGTTGATAAAGGCACACCATTAACCTTGGAAGAAAATGAGCATGTAGCAAAGTTTGACTGTGCTGGGTATGCTGATCCAATGAATATAAGTGGTAGTGAAATTTCAGTTACTATTAATGATCAAATCTGTGGCTTCCAGTGGGATGCTGATGCAGGCACACCAGTTACTTTAGGTAGTAATGAGCATGTAGCTAAATTTGATTGTGTGGGCAGTGCTGACCCTATTATGGTTAAGTAG
- a CDS encoding ABC transporter substrate-binding protein — protein sequence MKIIFFLLMYLIASTGFAANKDDKSQAITIALNDWASQIVLSYVVGNILSKQGYQVLYRHISVAQQWGALRLGQIDLQIEVWEGSMAKDFKRMIENGAIVDAGIHDAKTREEWWYPEYVADYCPGLPDWRVLNKCVHLFTMEHSGNKGVYISGPWDRQEGKRIRALKLNFLLKRIGGEAIKPTILLAIKKKTPLLVFNWTPNWVENRIKGSFVEFPVYEPECITNPKWGPNPMKTMDCGNPVNGWLKKAVSTNVQNIWPCAYKFIRNINFNNEMISEAAALYEYDRLSYNNAAVRWQVKYKDIWIVWFPKECYGS from the coding sequence ATGAAGATTATTTTTTTTCTGCTGATGTATCTAATAGCAAGTACAGGTTTTGCTGCGAATAAAGATGATAAGAGCCAGGCAATAACAATAGCTTTAAATGATTGGGCAAGCCAGATTGTGTTGTCTTATGTTGTGGGTAATATTTTAAGCAAACAAGGGTATCAGGTTTTATATCGACATATTAGTGTAGCTCAACAGTGGGGGGCATTACGTTTAGGCCAGATTGATCTTCAAATTGAAGTTTGGGAAGGCTCAATGGCTAAGGATTTCAAGCGAATGATTGAAAATGGTGCCATTGTTGATGCAGGCATACATGATGCTAAAACCCGTGAAGAATGGTGGTACCCAGAATATGTAGCAGACTATTGTCCAGGGCTGCCTGACTGGCGAGTATTAAATAAGTGTGTTCATTTATTTACTATGGAACACTCTGGTAATAAAGGGGTATATATAAGCGGACCTTGGGATAGGCAGGAAGGGAAACGCATTCGTGCGTTAAAATTAAATTTTTTATTAAAGCGCATTGGTGGTGAAGCAATTAAACCAACAATTTTATTGGCTATTAAGAAAAAAACTCCATTACTTGTGTTTAATTGGACTCCTAATTGGGTTGAAAATCGTATTAAAGGTAGTTTTGTTGAGTTTCCTGTTTATGAGCCAGAGTGTATAACAAATCCTAAGTGGGGGCCTAATCCTATGAAGACAATGGATTGTGGAAACCCGGTTAATGGCTGGCTAAAAAAAGCTGTGTCAACTAATGTACAAAATATATGGCCTTGTGCTTATAAATTCATTCGTAATATTAACTTTAATAATGAAATGATTTCTGAGGCTGCTGCTCTTTATGAGTATGATAGGCTTTCCTATAATAATGCAGCAGTTCGTTGGCAAGTAAAATATAAAGACATATGGATAGTTTGGTTTCCAAAAGAGTGCTATGGAAGTTAG
- a CDS encoding cytochrome c, whose product MLVTKNYNLYILILALAITCSVTGKPANEQQLQLGAKIFQQRCVLCHGDHGMGEGLLPIIVAKYPSTNLFKKKFIKDPSDLSKLRQLIAEGSIIEGISDYMPPWKDELTWNELETVTQFTQFLYFFPDKAYEYISNATKTAPMAKYAGQKLFVTRCSMCHGRYGEGNGRLAKVIRNPPPYNLTKSTASLVYLQQIITKGGAAMNRSKHMPPWGKELTETEINAIIQYLLKLRNN is encoded by the coding sequence ATGCTAGTCACTAAAAACTATAACCTATATATTTTAATACTAGCCTTAGCAATTACTTGCTCAGTGACTGGCAAACCAGCTAATGAGCAGCAATTACAATTAGGTGCAAAAATTTTTCAACAGCGCTGCGTTCTTTGCCACGGTGATCATGGTATGGGTGAAGGACTGTTGCCCATTATCGTTGCTAAATATCCCTCTACCAATCTATTCAAAAAAAAATTTATTAAAGATCCTAGTGACTTATCAAAACTGCGTCAACTGATCGCAGAGGGAAGTATTATTGAGGGCATTAGCGATTACATGCCACCATGGAAAGATGAGCTTACCTGGAATGAGTTAGAAACCGTTACCCAATTTACCCAATTTTTGTATTTTTTTCCTGATAAAGCCTATGAATATATAAGTAACGCTACAAAAACAGCCCCTATGGCCAAGTATGCCGGGCAAAAGCTCTTTGTAACCCGATGTAGTATGTGCCATGGTCGCTACGGCGAGGGCAATGGCCGACTAGCTAAAGTTATTCGTAACCCTCCTCCTTATAATCTAACCAAAAGTACTGCTAGTCTAGTTTATTTACAACAAATTATTACAAAAGGTGGAGCAGCGATGAACCGCTCTAAGCATATGCCACCTTGGGGTAAGGAGTTAACTGAAACTGAGATTAATGCTATTATTCAGTATCTATTAAAATTAAGAAATAACTAA
- a CDS encoding plastocyanin/azurin family copper-binding protein, producing MKVYKLACFSIALIYPLLLTADVHIVDQKNKEFSTNELRVKVGDEIRFTNQDPFFHNIFSLSDTMFFDLGSYPQGEFRSIKVKQPGVIEVECAIHPSMNMKIIVEE from the coding sequence ATGAAAGTATATAAACTGGCTTGCTTTTCTATAGCACTTATTTATCCACTGCTACTTACTGCCGATGTACACATTGTTGATCAGAAAAATAAAGAGTTTAGTACTAATGAGCTTAGGGTAAAAGTAGGGGATGAAATTCGCTTTACTAACCAAGATCCATTTTTCCATAATATTTTTAGCTTATCTGATACCATGTTTTTTGATCTTGGCTCATACCCACAGGGGGAGTTCAGGTCAATTAAAGTTAAGCAACCTGGAGTCATTGAGGTAGAATGTGCTATCCATCCAAGCATGAACATGAAAATTATAGTTGAAGAGTGA
- a CDS encoding cytochrome-c peroxidase → MASGIYLKGLFLQPFLLTLLLLPELISVLYASEDSDSITYFEPGHPSLQQWLLPVPPITTAANAVEQLQLGKLLFFDPRLSANGNFACSTCHNPSLGWSDGLKTAIGQQGISLNRATPSLINVAYNKIFMWDGRQSNLESQVLGVMGAEHEMNADYEKLLIFLSQNSTYRRLFAKAFPGKHINKETLAAAIAQFERTIISKNTPFDRWIAGESAAMSADQVAGFQVFINKTKGNCASCHHPPNFTDDGFHNIGLKSFASSNPDLGRYNIKPIKISKGAFKTPPLRGIGLTAPYFHDGSAATLTDVIDHYTQGGEVTTNIDPEMKKLSLSKIEKKQLKLFLEALTTTTDSYPVPILP, encoded by the coding sequence ATGGCTTCAGGCATATATTTAAAAGGCTTATTTTTACAGCCATTCTTATTAACTTTACTACTGTTACCAGAATTAATTTCTGTGCTATATGCCAGTGAAGACAGTGACTCTATTACTTACTTCGAACCTGGCCATCCCTCTTTACAACAATGGCTATTACCAGTCCCCCCTATAACGACAGCAGCTAATGCAGTAGAACAGTTACAGCTAGGCAAGCTGTTATTTTTTGATCCTAGATTAAGTGCCAACGGCAATTTTGCTTGCTCCACCTGTCACAATCCATCATTAGGTTGGAGTGATGGATTGAAAACAGCGATTGGCCAACAAGGAATAAGTTTAAATCGAGCAACCCCCTCTCTTATCAACGTAGCTTATAACAAAATTTTTATGTGGGATGGACGCCAATCAAACCTTGAAAGCCAAGTTTTGGGCGTGATGGGGGCAGAGCATGAAATGAATGCAGACTATGAAAAGCTACTTATTTTTCTTAGCCAAAACTCTACATACAGAAGATTGTTTGCAAAAGCTTTTCCAGGTAAACATATCAACAAAGAGACTCTAGCTGCCGCCATAGCTCAATTTGAGCGTACGATTATTAGTAAGAACACCCCTTTTGATCGCTGGATTGCAGGTGAATCTGCTGCTATGTCTGCTGATCAGGTAGCTGGATTTCAGGTTTTTATAAATAAGACTAAAGGTAATTGTGCAAGCTGCCATCATCCTCCTAACTTTACTGATGATGGATTTCATAATATTGGCTTAAAGTCTTTTGCTTCCTCCAATCCAGATTTAGGTCGTTACAACATTAAACCCATTAAAATTTCAAAAGGCGCTTTCAAGACTCCACCTCTTAGAGGAATTGGACTAACAGCCCCTTATTTTCATGATGGATCAGCCGCGACTTTAACTGATGTGATAGATCACTACACCCAAGGTGGAGAAGTAACTACCAACATAGACCCAGAAATGAAAAAGTTATCATTATCCAAGATTGAAAAAAAACAGCTAAAATTGTTCTTGGAGGCACTAACCACAACAACAGATAGTTACCCCGTTCCCATTTTACCTTAG